Below is a genomic region from Equus caballus isolate H_3958 breed thoroughbred unplaced genomic scaffold, TB-T2T haplotype1-0000019, whole genome shotgun sequence.
TGCACTTTGCTTCTGGGTTTCCAACACCATGCAGCCTTCCCTCTGATGGCTGcctggcagggccctgggagggtgGGCAGCCGTGGGAGGGCAGCTGAAGGCACAGAGCCCTGCTGCTCTTGAGGAGCCCTTGTCTTTAGAActgacaaaaggaaacaaaaaatctgtGTTAAAATGACATTACGAGTGAGACAACAGTGATCACAGCAATTATGAACATATATGGTCCAATTCTTTAAAAACCATTGACCACCAATGTTTACTAATATATTTTCCTTGATCCTTATAAGTCTGTGTGAGGGTAAGCATTTAAAAGGATGAatgtcaggctcagagaggtcaagtaatttgccTCAGATGTACAGATCTAGTTAGTGTCAAGGCAGAAACTAGAAGGCATTAAATATTCTCGGAGGGAAACACAGCAAAAGTCAACATTGTGCAATGCACTTACGGATCTATGCATTCCAAAGAAAGCAACGtggttaaaaatctttttctctttccattttaaacTCTTTTGCTTGGGCACCTGCTTTTTGCAAGGTGTCGCCCGTGAGGGTGCACGTGGCGCTCGCTCGGGAGCACAGCCTTCTTCATCCAGAAGCTGCGGGAGAATGGCAGCACACACTGGTGTGGCCCACACGCTCACAGTAAGGAGGTTTGATCCTaatccatcaccatcatcctgATGCATAGTTAGATTTTTCTCTGTACAGGACATGAGCATCCCTACATAATTAAAATGAGCCATCGTCCAGCCACTGGGCTCCTGCCACAGGGACCAGAGGGCTCCACCTTCCAGGAGTCCCCAGACACGCAAGGCCAATTCATCCTGAAGCCAAGGCACCCAGCCAGGAACCAGCAGAGGAAAGGtgagcccctcccctccagcaaGCGCCTTCTCTTGGCTCATGTCTCCACTTCCCAAATGCGTGACACGGAGCTGATTTTCCATGTGTGGGTGGAGGGCCCGTGTGGACAGGAACCCAGTACCTGCCCAGAATCAAGCTTAGAGAAACTCCAAAGGTCTGAAATCAAGACCCAGCTCAATTCTAGgaaggtgttttttcttttttaattcttctagGTAGACAGTTGCTCCCTTTTCTGTATCCCCAGAGCACTGTTGCCATATAGTTCTGTGTCTGCACATCCATGTGTCTTCTCAGAGCATGTGCTTCTACAACCCGAGAACGTGCCTTCCCGATCTCAGGGATTTGTCCAGTATCTCGGTCTGTCACGGGAGGGGACCAAATGACCACATGTCTTAGACACACCTGGAATCAAAAACTCCAGTGGAGCGAAGAGTTATGGAATTGAACTGGACTCTCTTCTGGGCTTCGGCTGAAGTGGCCTTGGGATTCCAGAGAGAACTGGACTCTCAAGTCTGTTCCCACAGCAAGCTCGCTTTCCACGTCTGCTTCAGACCCAGGGCGAGACCAAAACTAGACTGAATGTTTACGGTCAGGgcttttttatcttccttcttgtCATTTTTTCCCCTACCACTCCAATATTTTCCCattgatatttctttctctgaagaagacattttatttatttgggaagTATTTGAGCCAGAATAGAATTTctacttcaaagtatttttattatgattgttaTTCTAGAaggataaattttcaaaaaatttattttttaatacacacaCCCTAATTGGAGCATGAGGAAACACTAAACTAAATCTTGCCAGGACTGTTTAAAACTAGCTAGGttttcggggccagcccggtggtgtagtggttaagttcagtgcgctccactttggtggcccagggtttgtgggtttggataccaggtgctgacctacaccacttatcaagccaagTGGTggaggcgacccacatacaaaatataggaagataggcacagatgtcagctcagggccactcttcctcaagcagaaaggagattggcaacagatgttagctcactgtcTATACGTTCTGTCTATGCTCATAGAGTAGCTGAATGTGTAGCTTTGTATCAAGGGATAGAGCACACTTCTTCAGAGCATTCTTGTTTAAGCTGAATAATGGAATACATTTGGatagttttagaaataataaaatcaggtTAAGAGTAGGAAAACCAGGTTGCATACAACAACTCAACCTACATTTTAACGTGTATCTGAGACAAACATTTGTACATGCAGACATATAGAAATCTTCTCCTGGAGTTAAGaatgtattggctttcttctctctttttaaaatggtaGGGGTATCAAATGCCAGGCAGGAAGAAGCCTTAGTTAGGGGAGTGGTGGCATTCCTTCATGACTGCTACCTTCTGGAGGCAGTGAAATCAAATGAAGAATGGGGGTGGGGTCTGCTTTGGGGGTAGGAGACAGATGTCTAGGCCTCCTTAGGCCTCTGAGTGAGGGAGATGAGATTTATCAAGGCTGCTATGAGCCATGCCTTATGCTGAGTGGGACCTTCTAGTATTTAGTCCAAAGAGGTGTAGGTAGCATCATTTACATTAAAGTTGACCAAACCAAAGCTCAAAGAGTTTTCAGTAAACTTATCCGACTAAGCGGCAGAACCAGGAGCCTTCTGTTTCTCAGATCCTGCTCTCTCTGGTCCAGCcccaggagcactgcatccacgtgAGTGGACATGGAGATGCACTCACTCCTTCCCAGGAAGGCCGAGTGGTTGGACGTTGAAGGCTACTTGGTGAAATGTTGCTTCACTGTTTATCCTTCTACAACTTGGCTCCTCTGTTGACATTTTTAGTATTCGGTATAAACATGTGATTTAAACAAATGTTAAGGTACCTTCTTAGGTAAACATTCATAGCTGAGCAGTAGAAACTTGGAACTCAGCTTTTCCTTGCTGATCACCTTTCCTTTGAAAAGCATTCTTTTGACAGGGGCTGTTGGGTAGTTAATAATCATCTCTGGGTAGCTTTGTGGGGTGTCTGAAGAAACACGGCCACCTGGAATCTTACCACATAGCCAGCATTTAATGACCACTTCCCAAGGACCCTGACTGCTGATAGTCATCATGGAGCTGCCTGAGCATTGTGGACCCCAGAGCAGAGGCCAGAGGCCCGCTGAGAAGTGGGCTCAGGCAGGTTGTGTCTTGAAAGGCAGATCCTTTTGCTGAAAGAAAGTTGACCATGGTTGGGCGTTCAGAAAGCAAACAGGGAATCTAAGAGTGGGAGGAGACTTACTATGAAAGTAGATGATTGCCAAACTCCACTTGATTTGAAAACCAAACCTGGTTAGCTTTCAAAATGTGATCTGTCACCTGAATCCACTGTTCATACTAAACATCAGAAAACACGGACAAGTACAAGTGAAGTGTCTCATGCAACAGGCAGGAGAGAGCACTGCCTAGGAAGCATTTCCCCTGGAAGAAGTGACCCTGAGTCTGAGCAAGCCTCTAGGTTTGCAGGATGAGGGGAAGAAGAGCAGATTAACACCACAAGGATGCAGTTGGCCAATTTCCAAACGTGGGAAATTCTGTGCAAAAGCTGACTcagttcctctttcttcttgccATCGCAATGAATGTGCCGTAAGTAAATTAAACTAACTACTACTGATAATCTCACTTCTTCTTTGGATTCAGGCCAGAAGTCAGTGAGAATTAATTTTATGGGCAACTGGGCCCTCCGGCGTGGCTCCAGCACCTGCCAGGACCTTCTGCACGTGACGCCACCATCCCCAAAGCCAGGGCAGCTCTTCGGCGTCAGCCTCGGGGATGTGTGTGAACGCGACAGCctgcccccttctcttctggtgGGTCTCATTTTGGTCTTCTGTGGCTTTCCTGAGGAGGGAGAACTCTGAGAGGTCAAGTGTCTCATTTAAATCTATCCCTAAATGGAGAAATCTTTAGACAGCCGCTGGCTTTGGGGGAAAAGCTTTGCTAATATTACGTCaaagaataaaatcagatttAGGTACTGCTGAGTCATAAAGCAAACACGACAAAGAAAAGATACCCATGTCCATTCCATAGGTTTCAGCAAAGACCCACATGTGCCTGCTCAGATCAATGCAAATGGGCTCTATGTGGATGAGTCTCTGAGAGTCCACCCCGTCTCATCTTCTCTGAACTCCACAGTAGTCTTCAGCCTCCTTCAGCTGAGTCTACTCAATCTCACTCCTCAGAATCTCTCAGGAGATTTTGACCTGTATTTCCAGTGCTGAAGCATACAGACTCAGCCTCTGGCATATGTGGATCCTTTCATCCAAATAGAATGTGTCAAGGGACAGCCAGAGAATTTGGCCTGTGTTAACTCAAGTTGGTGTATGGAGTTGTCagtttcaacatttattgagtgtccagtATCTCTCCAAGCACTCTACCAGATCTAGGGAATTTTAGGCTAACGATGAAGAAATGTGTCATGCCAGTCCCATGCTCCTACTACCTCAGTCCTTGCAAGTTTCACAGCAAATTTAGGGGGTAGCTATGATTATCATCATTCCcacttcacaaatgagaaaaaaagtaaccTCACTAAAGTGTACactgtgcccaaggccacacagccaagaTGTAGCATCATAGGATTCGGGTCCCTTGGATTACCTGACTCCAATACCTAGAGCCTTTCTGCACCACAAGCAGAGGACATGAAGATGcagcaaaaggaaaggaaagagtgatGAGAAGGGGATGTaattagaggaggaggagaggggtttGGAGAGCCCGATTTGAAAGGAGGGAAAGCAATCCAGGAAGTAGAAATGGGGTATGCAGCCCCTTAAAGGGGAACGAACAATGGGACACGGGTATGGCACGAAGATTTCCATAGCTGGGGAAGAGCAGCTATATTAGGGCACGATGAGGAAAGATTGGTGGAGTAGGAGCGGGTGATTCCACAAAGGCCTGGAAGCAGGGAAGTTTGATTCAAAAGTGTCAGttcactgaaaaggaaaatctgactTAACAACTGTTTGAAATGTTTCAGCATATGAATGTAGAAGGGATGGTTGGGTAGAAAATAGagacactgagaaaaaaaattctacgTTTGCTTGCATGCACCCCCCCTCCAGCACTGCACCTCGCTTACCCCAGCTCAGACAAGGGGGGAGCTGGTGCTCTGGGCTCCTGGATACAAGGTGccattgatttttcctttctcttcttccctataGGATATGCTTTGCTTTCTTAAGCAAAAAGGGCCGCTCACAGAGGGCATATTCAGAAAATCGGCCAATATGAAATTATGCAGAGCCCTAAAGGAGACATTAAATGCTGGGGACAAAGTGAACCTGAACTGTGAATCTGTTCTTGTGGTCGCATGTGTCTTAAAGGTAGGGAAACTTCTAGCATTATCCACACACAGCGTAACTCTGAAGGTACATGATCAATTTCCTTCACCGTGATTGCCCAGGAACCATAATAGGCATAATagattgagaaactgaaaaacacttcACGAAGTCCAAATTTAAGGGCGTTAGTTTGGGTGTTAAAAGCCCCAAATGTTAGATATACTTTCCTTTTTCATCACACACTACCTTCTTCATTCCTGAACATTAtcccagaataataataataaaaattctacaCACACACTTAGATATACAGAACGTTTACCAGAACAAACATCCTGTTTTTGATGACTTCTTCACCATTGTCCTAATGAAAGCaaagtttacaaaagaaaattagtatgaaacatttgaaaatagatAGAGAGGTTGACCGTAGTCAGTAAGCCAACATTTGTCATTCAATGAATCAAAAAATGCTCAATGAGTGACCAAAAGCTCCGTTCACTTCCTCATCCTTCTTTCGCCTGcctcttttaatttaaaagtagtGTAGGGGTGACTTCActattttttgccttctttcaccCTTACCAAATTTGGCATCCTTTATTAATGTTTGTTAAGCTTAACCCACCACCCACGATTATGGTCACACAGTAACAAGCTCCTACCACATGCTTCTTCTTATAAATCTGACTTTTAAAGTAGGTGCAGCAACGAAAATTTGTTTGGAATTCTGAAAATTCAATAGATTTATacaaaaaaggtttttaaatgaTACCGCTAAATCACAAATATCCAGTTATGTTTCTATGAAGGGAATCATAGAACAGGGAAAGAATTGACTCAATCCATCTTGGTATTTGTTAACAGCTGTAAAGAGGAATGTCATAAGTAGAAATGACTACAATAGGTTATTAAAATTCTCTTATAATCGAGATTCCATTTGGTCTTTCCTTGTTCCCCATGATTGTTCAGCTCTGTCATAAATAGGGACAGTTCAGAAGTGGCTTAGAGTCGACCACTGTGACACTGGGATGATTAGAAATATACTCTAGGCATACAAATAGCAAGTTGAGTGTTGCCTTCTGTGAGGTGCCCACCTGGAACTGATTTTCCAGCAAGAGTTAGAGTTGCCCATCAGCAGAGTCTTGCCTATCTTTCTGTTATAAGTACAGACTAGCAAGGGGGTGGCCACTCGTGGGTATAGTTCTTAGACATTCCTAAAGTTGACTGATCTTGGTGGGGAATCAGACTTTGCAACTTGGCTTTGATAATACCATGCCCAATGAACTGGGGTGTTGACCTAAACCAGAAATGAGTACATCATCAGGACCACAATGAGTTTGCCATTGAGCTGTCTAAAAACAGAGGTCCAGCAGTGAATACCCTTGGCATATTCTGCTCGGGTCATGTTCTGGCTTCACCACACTCAGCCTCACCAATGGGCTCCCACAGAACAGGGTtcaggaaacagagaggagacACATGCTCCGAGTGCATGTAGTGTGGTACGCATGAGGCAAGGGCCCTCCTGCACGCTCCCAGACTCGAAGAGCCGGCCAGAGTTGGACTGCTTCCTCCCTCCAAATATATTGGAAGCACTCCATAGGAAACACGGTGAAAAGCACTAACTACCATGACTAGCTACAATACCATGGGTACCACACACCAATCAACATAGTCAAAGTGAGAGGACTGGGACTCTGTCCATTGGCttctctgctctgtccccagtgctCACAATAGTGCCTGGCACTAACAGCAGCTCAATAGGGATTAGCATGAGTGAACCTTCATTAGATTCTAATTAGGATAGTTGCCCTGAGGCACTTCTCGAGCAAGCCACCACTAAGAGAAGGCATGTGCTGCTGAGTGAGAACAATAGAAGCTAGGTGTGCTTGGAAGCTAGCAAGACAAAGTGACAACTTCCCCTCAGTCTTGCACAAACATTAAAGCTTCGTAAATTTTAATAGGCCCAATTCTACGATGTTAAACTTGTTCCTCAGCCCTCTAAAGTGACAGATGTTCCAGGCCTCCACTTAGGAAGCTGACATTTGTGCGTCTGTAGCCCTGATACTCAGAGTCCTGAAGCTGCAATGTATCTAAGTTTTTAGtaagtttcttcttttggaaGGATCTGTATGTCCCACTCACAGACTGTAAGGGGTAACACATTGTTACCCATTGgggattttaatatatttccaatGTCTGCTGCTTCCCAGTCTGCAGGATCGAACGTTCATACAGTTAAAACCAGGATGAACGAGGCTATTGTGACGCAGTGTTCTCCCAAGGAGCACACATACCTCAAGTCAGAAGGCTCAGTTCTCTCTTAATATGTGTGCGAGAGCACGAGGGTGTGCGCGTTTGGTTTGTTTCAGAACTTCTCTTGCTTGAGTTAAGAGCAAGCACTGTGTCTCAAACGGGGATGGGTATTTCTTCTCAAGAAACTAGCAGGATTGAGGATGACGTCTTACCGGACCTTGTCAGTTTCTACTAGTTTACTAAAATGGACACCAAGAGGAAGTTCCAGGTGATAGAAGGGGGCTTTCTCTTCGCTCCCACTGtggcccactctgctttggtgctTCTAAGTTTTAGAAGTCCAAGCACCCACTTCAGGGTGTGCAAGTCAGTGGAGAGGTGGAGCTGAGCGCTGCGTGGGTCACAGTGTGGGGAGCCTGAGAAGGAAGTGGGGACAGAAACTCAACTTTTCAACTCCATGTTTTCCCTGTAATTTGTCCAATATGTATTTGCCATAAGAATAATACTCTTCTTTTGATGTGTGTAAGGATTTTCTTCGAAACATCCCAGGGAGCGTCTTTACATCTGACCTCTATGCTAAATGGGTCAGTATAACTGATggagagaatgaggaggagaaaatcGCTGCCACTCAGAGGTAACGATGCCATGATTACTCTACTGGGGCACACCTCCAAAGTACAATCAACATACTCTTAGGAAAATATTAGCTTATACTTTACAGCTTTGTCCACTAAAATAATGACCAATGCCAAAGAGTTTGATTTGACCACTCCCACGGAGGCCAGTTCAAAAACAGTGGCATGCCTTACTGCTCTTATTGAGTTCTTGTTCTTCTCCTAGTCTTGTTAATAAGGAATCCTTGACCATTTTATACCTTCTGAATAtgttgtcgacgaaaataatccataaccaatcaataaatgaaaatttgggtgagtttattctgagcttaaattttaggattataacccgggaggtctttccacaaaggaacagagcactccaaagtaGTGGGGGTACATaaggtggttatataccctcaaagagggtgtttcacatgattgaaatgtccctcccacaatagtcacaagagtgccctgtcggcacagcacttgatagacacagcaggtagtgggtctgttATCTCCAAGggcgcagcaggaggcaagtctattgtctcaagctgagcagtcacaggtgagcacagcaatcagtttctagcctaaggaaagatgcttaatccttaaggagacaccaacgttggcagggggagggaagttgcacctttatctcaagggccttttgctcttgccatagggaatctctaaagcagatatacaatgcatgctcaacggcctcggtcaggcccttttggaaagacaaggtcaggtccgaattaggtttacaccaaaatggcttcctcatatattccaatatatcctattacttgccatttttatttgacaatatgAAACTGAGAGCAGATGAAATCCTTTGGTCCAAGAGAGATGCTAAAGGACCAATCTGCCAGGGATATGGTCTTACCTTTGTCAAACACTTAACTAGCCAGAGAAGTTCTTATCTGGTTCAGGAACTGAACTCAATGAAACATTTTTGCCTGGAACTTTGCTGGGATCTTACCCTGAGACAGTGTTCCTATATTGCTACCTTCAAAACAAAGGGAGCCTTTGAAATTTCATCGCTGTTTAATTTAATCAATGAGCTTTTGTGAACTTTAATTGAAGAGTTTCTGCAatgtttcagagttttaaaacatatttacattAAATTCGATGTTAATAAGATGTGCCCAAATGAGAACACGTTCTAGGCGTTTCAGGGAAAATATTTCAGGCAGCATGTTTAGGAGGGCCATTTCTGCATTCTCGTGCATGTTCACTGGGCTTTGTGCCTGCTCTACAAAGAAGTCCTCTGTTccctttctctgtatttccaaCTTCCTGAGCAAAATGACGTGCTGTCTTTAAAGGTCCATTTTTGTGTCTTTAGGCTTCTGGATGAGCTGCCCAGAGCCAATGCAGAGCTCCTGCGCTATCTTTTTGGAGTGCTGCACAACATTCAGCAGCATTCATCCGTCAATCAGATGACAGCTTACAACTTAGCCACCTGCATAGCCCCAAGCATTCTTTGTTTGCCCAATGCCTGCAGCGCAGAATTAGAAAGTGACATCACAAGAAAGGTAATGAAAGCTCTCATTTGCGTGCCCTAGGGGTCAGAGTCCCCACTTGGAACCCAAAATGGACGGTGTTAACTCTGACAGACCAGTTTTTGAAAGTGTATCCGTTGAGTGGCAGAGTCATTTATCCTCCTCtgtggggatgggaaggagggtTGTTAAGGGGGAACTGTGAGCAGTTgagtctctcctcccttcctgtccATGAGACTAAACTCTGGACGGACtgaacagcagagagaggagtggcTCGATATGACAGAAAAGAACCTGGGCTTTGGAGTGTGACAAGCCAAGGTTCAACTCTCAGCCTAATCACTGAGGGATGTGTAACCCTGGGCAAAGTTTCCAAGCCATGGTTTCTTCATCACACGATGCCGACAACACCCAGCTCCTCTGGTCATTACTGGCACATCCTAGGCAGCTTGGGCAATATGAGCACCCATGGCTCCACACACTTTGGCCTTCCTCTGCCAGCTTTGGCTCATTCAGAAAAATACTTGGCTACTATTTTGCCTCTGCTATAGGGTGAGGAAACTAGTAAAAGATTCCAGAACACCCTATCAGAGCTACAACATGCCCAAGAAGATCATAGCTGTTTCCCAAGAGAGTTTCCCAGAAAGTAAGGGTGGGGCAGGCAATGCAAGAGGAGGGGCTGCAGCCAGACAAACTGAATGGTGTCTCTCCAGCTGCTTTCTTCCCTCACAAAAACCCACAGAAATCTCTGCTGCCCAAGTTTAAGCAGCACCTAAACTTACAAATGAATTTCACGTATCCGTGTCTATTGGGTGCTTTATAAATTTTCCTAAGATGCgatatgtctattatatctcaacaaaactggaaaaaatgtttaatgaaaatgaatagataaaatttCATAAGAGACTATACATCTTCCCCCAAACATCCTATGTGGGTTACATTTGAAAATTGCCTTTGTTTTCAAGATGTAACCATTGATataaaaatgttagcttttaaaCTAGACCACAAATTATGCCTTTAGTCCACtgatgaaaagtattttaaaacctgTGCCCGAAGTACTCACGAAAGTATCACAGTTCGTTCTTAGAGAAAACTGgttctctgaatttttcttagtattctttcacaatttttgttAGAGCCAAGATTCATGTATGAAATGTGATTTATAACTATGCCATATGAAAAAGAACACCCCGTTTTTACCCTTTTGTGTTGCAGATTTCTCTTGTGCAATTTTTGATTGAGAATTGCCTCCAGATCTTtggagaagacattgcttccctcctgggggagagctcc
It encodes:
- the LOC138922938 gene encoding rho GTPase-activating protein 20-like isoform X2; its protein translation is MDCQLFGQIWRSGHLCQEVLCLGLAHSELCGHLQFFRTKGKMALFPSKSVTVTVTNSDTVNNIINMSLPMLGITGSEKDYQLWVSSGKKEAPCPLTGHEHPYIIKMSHRPATGLLPQGPEGSTFQESPDTQGQFILKPRHPARNQQRKGQKSVRINFMGNWALRRGSSTCQDLLHVTPPSPKPGQLFGVSLGDVCERDSLPPSLLDMLCFLKQKGPLTEGIFRKSANMKLCRALKETLNAGDKVNLNCESVLVVACVLKDFLRNIPGSVFTSDLYAKWVSITDGENEEEKIAATQRLLDELPRANAELLRYLFGVLHNIQQHSSVNQMTAYNLATCIAPSILCLPNACSAELESDITRKISLVQFLIENCLQIFGEDIASLLGESSMHCDGSEKAADPSTDLGEDIASLLGESSMHCDGSEKAADPSTDFGEDIASLLGENSMHCDGSKKAADPSTDFGVSTKQPVESKPVRVIVTYKKAQLQNDVEAPRGMGPPSSLSAMLSVTED